In a genomic window of Brucella anthropi ATCC 49188:
- a CDS encoding N,N-dimethylformamidase beta subunit family domain-containing protein translates to MSERHLNEFPDFGLTPAQRREAVLGHYYEYPGMDGPRGEIWCYTDAYSYLPGATVHLQVSATASRFDIEIVRDGAVETPVFSKRGIDCKWQDTPAQCSVVGCDWETTFDFKTDENWPSGAYRITLKAHGNDGQSIHCHHLFILRPAAGRKPGRILQVAATGTWTAYNTWGGSNHYQGITGPNGDQYATTVSIERPFCRGFVVLPSDAPRVPLEIVTPPAAPPRYPHMEWAYANGYSKKYTSSGWASYDSLFFRWAEREGYAVDLASQHELHFSPEILDGYDCVAFVGHDEYWTWEMRDAVDNYVDGGGRAARFAGNFMWQTRLEDNGKRQTCYKYRARAEDPVYRSADPRRTSGCWEATETGRPAAETFGLNALRGLYVGWGGCAPRGVRGFPVYRPEHWAFAGTGIYYGDLLGSEGHAFGYEVDGLDYVIRGGLPEPEEGSGAPDGLQILALGMSSLKEESADIPADDQFLSDADAKFVADTLIGDNGDAAVERIKRGCGMIVNFPRGKGEVFHAGSCEWVAALKRGDRMVERVTANVLNQYLKR, encoded by the coding sequence ATGAGCGAGAGACACCTCAACGAATTTCCCGATTTCGGGCTGACCCCGGCCCAGCGGCGTGAAGCCGTGCTTGGTCATTATTACGAATATCCCGGCATGGACGGGCCTCGCGGCGAAATCTGGTGCTATACCGATGCCTATTCCTATCTTCCGGGTGCGACGGTTCATCTACAGGTGAGCGCAACCGCCTCGCGTTTCGATATCGAGATTGTGCGGGACGGGGCGGTGGAAACGCCGGTCTTCTCCAAACGCGGGATCGACTGCAAATGGCAGGACACACCGGCGCAATGTTCGGTTGTCGGTTGCGATTGGGAAACGACTTTCGATTTCAAGACGGATGAGAACTGGCCTTCCGGCGCTTATCGCATCACGTTGAAGGCGCATGGCAATGACGGTCAGTCGATCCATTGCCATCACCTTTTCATCCTGCGCCCAGCGGCGGGCCGTAAGCCGGGTCGTATCCTGCAGGTCGCTGCCACCGGCACATGGACAGCCTATAATACCTGGGGCGGCTCCAACCATTATCAGGGCATTACCGGGCCGAACGGCGATCAATATGCGACGACGGTGAGCATCGAGCGCCCGTTCTGCCGTGGCTTTGTTGTCCTGCCATCCGATGCGCCGCGCGTGCCGCTGGAAATTGTGACGCCGCCAGCCGCCCCCCCGCGCTATCCGCATATGGAATGGGCCTATGCCAACGGCTATTCCAAGAAATATACCTCTTCCGGCTGGGCAAGCTATGACAGCCTGTTCTTCCGCTGGGCCGAGCGGGAAGGCTACGCGGTCGATCTCGCCAGTCAGCACGAGCTGCATTTTTCGCCGGAAATCCTCGACGGTTATGACTGCGTTGCCTTTGTCGGTCACGACGAATACTGGACGTGGGAAATGCGTGATGCCGTCGATAATTATGTCGATGGCGGCGGTCGTGCGGCCCGTTTTGCGGGCAATTTCATGTGGCAGACACGGCTTGAGGACAATGGCAAGCGCCAGACCTGCTACAAGTATCGCGCCCGCGCCGAAGACCCGGTCTATCGCTCCGCTGATCCGCGTCGCACCAGCGGGTGCTGGGAAGCGACTGAAACCGGACGGCCTGCTGCCGAAACTTTCGGCCTCAATGCGTTGCGCGGGCTTTACGTCGGCTGGGGCGGTTGTGCCCCGCGCGGCGTACGCGGCTTCCCGGTCTATCGCCCAGAGCATTGGGCCTTTGCGGGAACCGGCATCTATTACGGCGATCTCCTGGGCTCGGAAGGCCATGCCTTCGGCTATGAGGTTGACGGGCTCGACTATGTGATCCGGGGAGGATTGCCGGAGCCGGAGGAGGGCAGTGGCGCTCCCGATGGATTGCAGATTCTGGCGCTCGGCATGTCGTCTCTCAAGGAGGAGAGTGCAGATATTCCAGCCGACGACCAGTTCCTCTCCGATGCCGATGCCAAATTCGTGGCCGATACGCTGATCGGCGACAATGGTGATGCAGCCGTCGAACGCATCAAGCGCGGCTGCGGCATGATCGTCAATTTCCCACGCGGCAAGGGCGAGGTCTTCCACGCCGGAAGCTGCGAGTGGGTAGCGGCTCTCAAACGCGGCGACCGCATGGTCGAGCGTGTGACGGCCAATGTTCTCAACCAATATCTCAAGCGCTGA
- a CDS encoding histone deacetylase family protein: protein MKAFYAVEQKRHDPKAFLSSGAPQPNPEQPERVERLLAGAKAAGCEIIRPQNHGLGPIAAVHTPEYLEFLQHIYARWRRIDEASEEVIPNIHPLARDGRYPASAVGQVGYHMADTACPIAEHTWESVCWSAWSAVDAADAVLAGEVAAYALCRPPGHHAFADVAGGFCFVNNSAVAAQRLRSKAERVAILDVDLHHGNGTQGIFYARPDVLTVSIHADPVRFYPFFWGHADERGEGAGLGYNLNLPLPRKSGDAEFLASLDTAFRRIEAFAPDALVVALGLDPFEGDPFGGLSVTTGGFGRIAEAIAKLRLPTVIVQEGGYLCDALGDNLTAFLGGYQSVAR from the coding sequence ATGAAAGCCTTTTACGCTGTCGAGCAGAAGCGTCACGACCCGAAAGCCTTTCTTTCCAGCGGTGCGCCGCAGCCTAACCCCGAACAGCCGGAGCGTGTTGAGCGCCTGCTCGCCGGTGCGAAGGCTGCAGGCTGTGAGATTATCCGTCCGCAAAATCATGGCCTTGGCCCGATTGCAGCCGTGCATACGCCGGAATATCTGGAGTTCCTCCAGCACATCTATGCCCGTTGGCGGCGTATTGATGAGGCTTCGGAAGAGGTGATCCCGAACATCCACCCGCTGGCGCGTGACGGTCGCTATCCGGCGTCTGCCGTGGGGCAGGTTGGCTATCACATGGCTGATACGGCGTGCCCGATTGCTGAACATACTTGGGAAAGCGTGTGCTGGAGCGCATGGAGCGCGGTCGATGCCGCCGATGCGGTGCTTGCAGGCGAGGTCGCGGCCTATGCGCTCTGCCGTCCCCCGGGGCATCATGCCTTTGCCGATGTGGCTGGCGGTTTCTGCTTCGTCAATAATTCGGCGGTCGCAGCCCAGCGCCTGCGCTCGAAAGCCGAGCGCGTGGCGATTCTAGACGTTGATCTGCATCACGGTAACGGGACGCAAGGCATATTCTATGCCCGTCCCGACGTGCTGACCGTCTCGATCCATGCCGATCCGGTGCGCTTCTATCCATTTTTCTGGGGCCATGCCGATGAGCGCGGCGAGGGTGCGGGGCTTGGTTACAATCTCAACCTGCCGCTGCCGCGCAAATCCGGCGATGCCGAATTCCTTGCGTCACTCGACACGGCCTTCCGCCGTATCGAAGCCTTTGCGCCGGATGCGCTGGTGGTGGCGCTTGGCCTCGATCCGTTTGAAGGCGACCCGTTCGGCGGATTGTCGGTCACCACTGGCGGTTTTGGCCGGATTGCCGAAGCAATTGCGAAGCTTCGTCTGCCAACGGTCATCGTGCAGGAAGGTGGCTATCTGTGCGACGCACTCGGCGATAACCTCACAGCCTTCCTCGGTGGTTATCAATCGGTGGCGCGATGA
- the can gene encoding carbonate dehydratase, with the protein MLSDLFEHNRQWAAEKRQEDPEYFSRLSSMQRPEYLWIGCSDSRVPANVVTGLQPGEVFVHRNVANLVHRADLNLLSVLEFAVEVLEIKHIIVCGHYGCGGVRAAMAGYGHGIIDNWLQPVRDIAQANEQELDGFADPEERLNRLCELTVASQVESLSRTPVLQSAWKQNKDIVVHGWIYGLKDGLLRDLECDCTKSVLRFSCQPAG; encoded by the coding sequence ATGTTATCAGACCTTTTCGAACACAACCGGCAATGGGCAGCGGAAAAGCGCCAGGAAGACCCTGAATATTTCAGCCGGCTGTCATCGATGCAGCGTCCGGAATATCTCTGGATCGGATGTTCGGACAGTCGCGTTCCGGCCAATGTCGTCACCGGATTGCAGCCGGGCGAAGTCTTCGTACACCGCAATGTCGCCAATCTCGTCCATCGCGCCGATCTGAACCTTCTGTCGGTGCTTGAGTTTGCCGTCGAGGTGTTGGAGATCAAGCACATCATCGTCTGCGGCCATTACGGATGCGGTGGCGTGCGTGCTGCCATGGCCGGATATGGCCACGGCATCATCGACAACTGGCTCCAGCCGGTTCGCGATATTGCGCAGGCAAATGAACAGGAGCTGGACGGTTTTGCTGATCCCGAAGAACGTCTGAACCGGCTTTGCGAGCTGACCGTGGCCTCGCAGGTGGAAAGCCTGTCGCGCACGCCGGTTCTGCAATCGGCCTGGAAACAGAACAAGGATATCGTCGTGCATGGCTGGATTTACGGCCTCAAAGATGGCCTGTTGCGCGACCTCGAATGCGATTGCACGAAAAGCGTGCTGCGTTTTTCGTGTCAGCCAGCGGGATAA
- the selD gene encoding selenide, water dikinase SelD: protein MDIASPIRLSTLAHGGGCGCKLAPAVLQDLLSGQPAMQPFSQLLVGTETGDDAAVWQLDDENCVIATTDFFMPMVDDPFDFGRIAATNAISDVYAMGGTPIMALAILGMPVNKMPAEMIREILKGGSSICAEAGIPVAGGHSIDAPEPIYGLAVIGTCKLSSLRKNSGARPGDTLILTKAIGVGIYSAAFKKQELDSAGYDEMMASVTLLNRVGAELGKDSAVHAVTDVTGFGILGHALEMARGSNAGISLDYAALPFLKQAEKLTQGGFVTGASTRNWASYGHDVQLPDEYPLWKQQLLTDPQTSGGLLISCASEEAERLLNSIRGAGYPSACIVGKVTDDAGRVTVTG, encoded by the coding sequence ATGGATATCGCGTCGCCCATTCGTCTCAGCACACTTGCCCATGGTGGCGGTTGCGGCTGCAAGCTGGCTCCAGCTGTCCTGCAGGATCTACTGTCGGGCCAACCCGCCATGCAGCCTTTCAGCCAGCTTCTCGTCGGAACGGAAACCGGCGACGATGCCGCGGTCTGGCAACTGGATGACGAAAACTGCGTGATCGCCACCACCGACTTCTTCATGCCGATGGTGGACGATCCGTTCGATTTCGGACGCATCGCAGCCACCAACGCGATATCCGACGTTTATGCCATGGGCGGAACACCGATCATGGCGCTGGCGATCCTCGGCATGCCGGTGAACAAGATGCCCGCCGAAATGATCCGCGAAATCCTGAAAGGCGGCTCCAGCATCTGCGCTGAAGCTGGCATTCCGGTCGCGGGCGGGCATTCCATCGACGCGCCGGAGCCGATCTACGGATTGGCCGTTATCGGCACTTGCAAGCTTTCCAGCCTGCGCAAGAACAGCGGCGCGCGTCCCGGAGACACGCTAATCCTGACCAAGGCAATCGGCGTCGGTATTTATTCCGCTGCCTTCAAGAAGCAGGAACTCGACAGTGCCGGTTACGATGAAATGATGGCATCAGTCACCTTGCTGAACCGGGTTGGCGCCGAGCTAGGCAAGGATAGTGCCGTCCACGCTGTCACCGACGTCACCGGCTTTGGCATTCTCGGACATGCACTCGAAATGGCGCGCGGTTCGAATGCAGGTATCAGCCTCGACTATGCTGCGCTGCCCTTTCTCAAGCAGGCCGAAAAGTTGACGCAAGGCGGTTTCGTGACCGGAGCTTCCACCCGCAACTGGGCAAGCTATGGCCATGATGTGCAGTTGCCGGACGAGTATCCGCTCTGGAAACAGCAATTATTGACCGACCCGCAGACCTCCGGCGGGCTTCTGATATCCTGCGCATCGGAGGAAGCCGAAAGGCTTTTGAACAGCATCCGCGGCGCGGGTTATCCATCTGCCTGCATCGTCGGAAAGGTGACAGACGATGCAGGCCGCGTGACGGTAACAGGATAG
- a CDS encoding 3-keto-5-aminohexanoate cleavage protein, whose amino-acid sequence MTDKKKTRRKVIITCAVTGSVHTPSMSPHLPVTPDEIASEAIAAAEAGASILHLHARDPRDGRPSADPDLFMQFLPRIKQSTAAVVNISTGGSSLMTLEDRLAAPLKAQPEMCSLNMGSMNFALFPALDRPREWKHAWEPELLEATRHSIFKNTFADMEGILTSLGQGCGTRFEFECYDVGHLYSLAHFRDRGLVSGHLFIQFVFGVLGGIGADPDNLMHMKRIADKLFGDDYSFSVLAAGRHQIPMITMAAAMGGNVRVGLEDSLYDGRGQLAKSNADQVRRIRSILDGLSLDVATPDEAREYLGLKGGDRVAF is encoded by the coding sequence ATGACCGACAAGAAGAAGACGCGTCGCAAGGTGATCATCACCTGCGCGGTGACAGGCTCCGTCCATACGCCCTCCATGTCGCCGCATCTGCCGGTGACGCCCGACGAGATTGCGAGCGAAGCCATTGCGGCGGCGGAAGCGGGCGCATCCATCCTGCATCTTCATGCCCGTGATCCGCGCGACGGCAGGCCGTCCGCCGACCCGGACCTGTTCATGCAGTTCCTGCCGCGTATCAAGCAATCGACGGCAGCGGTGGTGAATATTTCTACCGGCGGCTCGTCGCTGATGACACTGGAAGACCGGTTGGCGGCGCCGCTTAAGGCGCAACCGGAAATGTGTTCGCTCAACATGGGCTCAATGAATTTCGCGCTGTTTCCGGCACTCGACAGGCCGCGTGAATGGAAACACGCGTGGGAACCGGAATTGCTGGAAGCTACCCGTCATTCGATCTTCAAGAACACTTTTGCAGATATGGAAGGCATTCTGACCAGTCTCGGCCAAGGCTGTGGCACCCGTTTCGAATTCGAATGCTACGATGTCGGCCATCTCTATTCGCTGGCGCATTTCCGCGACCGGGGGCTGGTGTCCGGCCATCTGTTTATCCAGTTCGTCTTCGGGGTTCTGGGTGGTATCGGGGCCGATCCGGATAATCTCATGCATATGAAGCGGATCGCCGACAAGCTGTTCGGAGACGACTATTCCTTCTCCGTGCTGGCGGCGGGACGGCACCAGATTCCGATGATTACCATGGCAGCGGCGATGGGCGGCAATGTCCGCGTCGGGCTGGAAGACAGCCTTTATGACGGGCGCGGCCAGCTGGCCAAGAGCAATGCCGATCAGGTTCGTCGCATACGCAGCATTCTTGACGGCCTGTCGCTGGACGTTGCAACGCCTGACGAGGCGCGAGAATATCTGGGCCTCAAAGGTGGAGACAGGGTGGCGTTCTAG
- a CDS encoding transglutaminase-like domain-containing protein yields the protein MNRREVLKSGAACAAFSMLPNFASAAGNTFAPQPSGWRSFEITTSITPATSGEVIRVWVPMAGFNGNDWNRPEGNRWTTNAKVARLDRDPASGTGLLYLEWDANEAKPQAEVISLISTRDRASNLDASAKAVPLTRAERERYLAGTRLAPVDGIVKQTSDKIVAGADTDQEKARLIYDWVVANTYRRASTRGCGDGNIVAMLDSGDLGGKCADLNPLFVALVRAAGIPARDLYGVRVAPSAFGYKSLGAKNEVITKAQHCRAEIYLDGIGWVATDPADVRKVMLEEEKDGLTADDPRVVAVRQKLFGSWEGNWIAFNDGSDIALPSAQGPELGFLMYPQAEVASARLDCLDADAFRYAMTAREITI from the coding sequence ATGAACCGTCGGGAAGTTCTTAAATCCGGTGCGGCTTGCGCTGCTTTCAGCATGCTGCCGAATTTTGCATCTGCAGCCGGTAATACATTCGCACCGCAACCGTCGGGCTGGCGCAGCTTCGAGATTACCACCAGCATCACGCCTGCCACTTCGGGGGAAGTCATTCGTGTCTGGGTTCCGATGGCCGGGTTCAATGGCAATGACTGGAATCGTCCGGAAGGCAATCGCTGGACGACAAACGCCAAGGTCGCGCGGCTCGATCGCGATCCGGCCAGCGGCACCGGCTTGCTTTACCTCGAATGGGACGCAAACGAAGCGAAACCGCAAGCCGAAGTCATCAGCCTCATCTCCACCCGCGACCGTGCAAGCAATCTCGATGCATCGGCAAAGGCCGTGCCGCTGACCCGTGCCGAACGCGAACGCTATCTGGCCGGGACACGCCTTGCGCCTGTTGATGGCATCGTCAAGCAAACCTCGGACAAGATCGTTGCGGGTGCGGACACCGATCAGGAAAAGGCCCGCCTCATCTATGACTGGGTTGTAGCCAACACCTACCGCCGTGCCTCGACGCGTGGCTGCGGTGATGGAAACATTGTCGCCATGCTTGATAGCGGCGATCTCGGCGGCAAATGCGCCGACCTCAATCCGCTGTTCGTGGCTCTGGTCAGGGCAGCAGGAATTCCGGCCCGCGACCTCTACGGCGTGCGCGTTGCGCCTTCCGCCTTCGGCTACAAGAGCCTTGGCGCGAAGAACGAAGTCATCACCAAGGCCCAACACTGCCGCGCCGAAATCTATCTCGATGGTATTGGCTGGGTGGCGACCGATCCGGCGGATGTACGCAAGGTGATGCTGGAAGAGGAAAAGGACGGGCTGACTGCCGACGATCCGCGTGTCGTGGCCGTGCGGCAAAAGCTTTTCGGCTCATGGGAGGGCAACTGGATCGCCTTCAATGATGGCAGCGATATCGCCTTGCCATCTGCGCAAGGACCGGAGCTCGGTTTCCTGATGTATCCGCAGGCCGAAGTTGCCAGCGCCCGTCTGGATTGCCTCGACGCGGATGCATTCCGTTACGCGATGACCGCACGCGAAATAACAATTTAG
- a CDS encoding acyl-CoA thioesterase, whose translation MRGLVTFVGVAHPWMCDVMGHMNVRHYAGMFDDASFQLLGHIAGKIPDDSFGWADVRATTEYKQEVPAGDLLTIRSHVLKVGRSSVTFRQMMVGSLDGELRAVNETTTVCFDKIARRSTELGPDMRVRAEKLLADYPAG comes from the coding sequence ATGAGGGGTCTTGTCACCTTTGTCGGCGTCGCGCATCCGTGGATGTGCGATGTCATGGGACACATGAATGTCCGGCATTATGCCGGGATGTTCGATGATGCGAGCTTTCAGCTTTTGGGCCATATCGCCGGGAAAATTCCCGATGACAGCTTCGGCTGGGCAGATGTGCGCGCGACAACCGAATACAAGCAGGAAGTGCCAGCCGGAGACCTGCTGACGATCCGTTCGCATGTGCTGAAAGTCGGGCGCTCGTCGGTCACCTTTCGCCAGATGATGGTGGGTTCGCTGGACGGCGAACTGCGCGCGGTCAACGAGACGACTACGGTTTGTTTCGACAAGATTGCGCGACGTTCGACCGAGCTCGGACCGGACATGCGTGTCAGGGCCGAAAAGCTGCTTGCGGATTATCCCGCTGGCTGA
- a CDS encoding aminotransferase family protein: MLNTKAQNERPASHLFYQSRLRRPLVDRAEGIYIWDQDGRRVIDGSSGAMVVNIGHGNRNVLDAMKEQMDRVTFAYRLHFENEPAEDLARMAAERMPEGLDKIFFVSGGSEAVESCIKLARQWAVATGQGKRWKVISRFPSYHGGTLGALAVTGYAALSEPFAPIMREMPKVPAPTAYLDRDNLSMEQRGQKYADMLEEKIQEEGPESVLAFIMEPIGGASTGALVAPDSYYPRIREICDRYGILLIHDEVMSGAGRTGKFLGGDHWNCKPDLIALSKGFASGYCPLGAMAAPARIVQPVLDAGGFLHGFTYAGNPLACAAGKAVLQEIDRLDLVGNAARMGDALKGELEGLAKRFPFIGDVRGKGLLLAAEFVSDPETMKPLPKELNAHQRMVDLAYERGLIIYSRRTRGGVEGDHFLVCPPMIVSREQVGEITAILGDTLEALARELKLPVNA, encoded by the coding sequence ATGCTCAACACAAAAGCACAGAACGAACGCCCGGCATCGCATCTTTTTTACCAGTCACGCCTGCGCAGGCCGCTGGTGGATCGGGCCGAAGGCATCTATATCTGGGATCAGGACGGACGCCGCGTCATCGACGGGTCGAGCGGCGCGATGGTGGTCAATATCGGCCATGGCAATCGCAACGTGCTCGATGCCATGAAAGAGCAGATGGACCGCGTGACCTTCGCCTATCGCCTGCACTTTGAAAACGAACCGGCGGAAGATCTGGCACGCATGGCCGCCGAGCGTATGCCGGAAGGGCTGGACAAGATATTCTTCGTTTCCGGCGGTTCGGAAGCGGTCGAATCCTGTATCAAGCTTGCCCGCCAGTGGGCGGTCGCGACCGGGCAGGGCAAGCGCTGGAAAGTGATTTCGCGCTTTCCGTCCTATCACGGCGGCACGCTTGGCGCGCTGGCTGTCACCGGCTACGCGGCATTGAGCGAGCCCTTCGCGCCCATCATGCGCGAAATGCCGAAAGTCCCGGCTCCGACCGCCTATCTCGACCGCGATAATCTGTCGATGGAGCAACGCGGGCAGAAATATGCCGACATGCTGGAGGAGAAGATTCAGGAAGAAGGTCCTGAAAGCGTGCTTGCCTTCATCATGGAGCCGATCGGCGGAGCGTCCACCGGCGCGCTGGTTGCGCCCGACAGCTATTATCCGCGCATCCGCGAAATCTGCGACCGTTATGGCATCCTGTTGATTCATGACGAGGTGATGAGCGGTGCCGGGCGCACCGGCAAGTTTTTGGGCGGCGATCACTGGAACTGCAAGCCCGATCTGATCGCGCTTTCCAAGGGCTTTGCCTCCGGCTATTGCCCGCTTGGCGCCATGGCGGCACCGGCCCGCATCGTCCAGCCGGTTCTGGATGCAGGTGGCTTCCTGCACGGCTTCACCTATGCCGGCAATCCATTGGCCTGTGCGGCGGGTAAGGCCGTATTGCAGGAGATCGATCGTCTCGATCTGGTCGGCAACGCCGCTCGCATGGGCGATGCATTGAAGGGCGAACTGGAAGGGCTTGCGAAACGCTTCCCCTTCATCGGCGACGTGCGCGGCAAAGGCCTGCTGCTGGCTGCCGAGTTTGTTTCTGACCCCGAAACCATGAAGCCGCTGCCGAAGGAACTGAACGCCCATCAGCGCATGGTCGATCTCGCCTATGAACGCGGGCTCATCATCTATTCGCGCCGCACGCGCGGCGGTGTCGAGGGTGACCATTTCCTCGTCTGCCCGCCGATGATTGTGAGCCGCGAACAGGTCGGCGAGATCACCGCCATCCTCGGTGACACGCTGGAGGCTCTGGCGCGTGAACTCAAACTGCCTGTGAATGCGTAA
- a CDS encoding solute carrier family 23 protein, with amino-acid sequence MGYFPSWRLTSNAVVLPDERLPAAAAIPMGVQHLLAMSGSTIVAPLLMGFDPNVAVFFSGIGTLLFFVLTAGRVPSYLGSSFAFIAVVIAATGYSGSGPNPNIAIALGGIIACGALYALIGLVVMAIGTGWVERLMPPVVTGAIGVSIGLNLAPVAVGQLKGSGTHITIALLTVLCMAMIAAYGPRGTKRLSVLFALLFGYLLVLILGNGLGIVPGIDFTAVSNAAWFGLPHFTAPEFNWQAITLIAPVAIVLVAENLGHIKALGSITGQNMDRYIGRGFLGDGIATMISGSGGGTGVTTYAENIGVMAMTKVYSTLIFVIAAVMALILGMSPKFGAILQTIPAPVLAGLAVSVFGLIASAMARIWIVNKVDFADSRNLFTAGVALIFGAGDFTLKIGDFALGGIATSTLAALVFYQLLGIGRSEKPAA; translated from the coding sequence ATGGGCTATTTTCCAAGTTGGCGTTTGACATCAAACGCCGTCGTGCTTCCTGACGAGCGCCTGCCAGCCGCCGCCGCCATACCGATGGGCGTGCAGCATCTTCTCGCAATGTCGGGCTCGACCATCGTCGCCCCACTGCTGATGGGTTTCGATCCCAATGTGGCCGTCTTCTTCTCCGGTATCGGCACGCTTCTGTTCTTCGTGCTGACGGCAGGTCGTGTGCCAAGCTATCTCGGCTCGTCCTTCGCGTTTATCGCGGTCGTGATCGCCGCAACCGGTTATAGCGGTTCCGGCCCCAATCCCAATATCGCCATCGCGCTCGGCGGCATCATTGCCTGCGGCGCGCTCTATGCCCTTATCGGCCTTGTGGTCATGGCCATCGGCACAGGCTGGGTCGAACGACTGATGCCTCCAGTCGTCACCGGCGCCATCGGCGTTTCCATCGGCCTCAACCTTGCGCCGGTCGCCGTCGGCCAGTTGAAGGGAAGCGGCACGCATATAACTATCGCGCTGCTCACCGTTCTCTGCATGGCGATGATCGCAGCCTATGGACCGCGTGGAACCAAGCGCCTGTCGGTGCTCTTCGCACTGCTGTTCGGCTATCTTCTGGTCCTGATCCTCGGCAACGGCCTCGGCATCGTGCCCGGCATCGATTTCACCGCCGTCAGCAACGCGGCCTGGTTCGGCCTGCCGCATTTCACCGCGCCGGAATTCAACTGGCAGGCGATCACCCTCATCGCGCCAGTCGCTATCGTTCTGGTGGCTGAAAATCTCGGTCATATCAAAGCGCTCGGCTCCATCACCGGCCAGAACATGGATCGCTACATCGGTCGCGGCTTCCTCGGCGATGGCATCGCCACCATGATTTCCGGCTCGGGCGGCGGCACCGGCGTCACCACCTATGCCGAAAATATCGGCGTCATGGCGATGACCAAAGTTTATTCGACACTGATCTTTGTCATTGCGGCCGTCATGGCACTGATCCTCGGCATGTCGCCGAAATTCGGCGCGATCCTGCAGACCATCCCTGCCCCGGTTCTGGCGGGTCTTGCCGTTTCAGTGTTCGGCCTGATCGCCTCGGCAATGGCCCGCATCTGGATCGTCAACAAGGTGGACTTCGCGGATTCCCGCAACCTCTTCACCGCTGGCGTGGCGCTAATTTTCGGCGCTGGCGACTTCACACTGAAGATCGGCGATTTCGCTCTTGGCGGTATTGCCACCTCGACGCTTGCAGCCCTTGTGTTCTACCAGCTGCTCGGCATCGGTCGCAGCGAAAAACCAGCAGCATAA
- a CDS encoding GNAT family N-acetyltransferase: MPKIVLDSKTGVVVRLGELADAEQIHAAICTMGAGLGAAGKISSTVEDFRCYGFGPYAAFTSLIAEVDDRFAGLALFFPIFSTWLGKPGVYVQDLYVDEAFRGRGIGEVLLRHVASWSMARGGVYLRLAVDRDNVAAQRFYDRLGIGWIEADRDHGAYGDDFARLARINQIRE, from the coding sequence ATGCCGAAGATCGTGTTGGACAGTAAAACCGGCGTCGTGGTTCGGCTTGGTGAACTTGCCGATGCCGAACAGATTCACGCAGCAATCTGCACGATGGGCGCAGGACTTGGCGCTGCGGGAAAAATCTCCAGCACGGTTGAGGATTTCCGCTGTTATGGTTTTGGTCCCTATGCGGCTTTCACCAGTCTGATCGCCGAGGTGGACGATAGGTTTGCCGGTCTTGCCCTGTTCTTCCCGATCTTCTCGACATGGTTGGGCAAACCGGGCGTCTACGTGCAGGACCTCTATGTCGATGAAGCCTTTCGCGGCAGAGGGATCGGCGAGGTGCTTTTGCGCCATGTCGCCTCCTGGTCGATGGCGCGCGGCGGCGTCTATCTGCGGTTGGCCGTGGATCGGGACAATGTCGCCGCCCAGAGATTTTATGACCGGTTGGGTATCGGCTGGATCGAAGCCGACCGCGATCATGGTGCCTATGGCGATGATTTCGCCCGCTTGGCGCGTATCAATCAAATCAGGGAGTAA